Proteins from one Juglans microcarpa x Juglans regia isolate MS1-56 chromosome 6S, Jm3101_v1.0, whole genome shotgun sequence genomic window:
- the LOC121236976 gene encoding ankyrin repeat-containing protein At5g02620-like: MTITHMDPILYDAATKGNIMAFKDENFKQPLEALLTPIKNTVIHIFITNLDHGIESTENNFVGDILNMCPLLLCQVNAKDETPLHIAARYGHADIVKVLIEHARYAHHQDLGSGADQAVREMLRMVNKKKDTALHEAVRYNHFEVIKLLIKEDPDFSYSVNDAGETPLYIAVERNYENLVLEILSTCNSPAYDGPDGRTALHAAVFWDNKVTIKAILERIGGPITEKADKQGWTPLHLEEL, encoded by the exons ATGACCATCACTCACATGGATCCCATTCTCTATGATGCTGCAACAAAAGGCAACATCATGGCTTTCAAAGATGAAAACTTCAAACAGCCACTAGAAGCCTTATTAACACCAATCAAAAACACCGTTATCCATATTTTCATCACAAACCTCGATCATGGGATAGAATCAACAGAAAATAACTTCGTGGGAGATATACTCAACATGTGTCCTTTACTTTTATGTCAAGTCAATGCCAAAGATGAAACTCCATTACATATCGCAGCAAGGTATGGGCATGCTGATATTGTTAAAGTTCTGATTGAACATGCGAGATATGCACATCATCAAGATCTTGGAAGCGGGGCTGATCAAGCAGTCAGGGAGATGCTTAGGATGGTGAACAAAAAGAAAGACACAGCCTTACATGAGGCTGTACGTTATAATCACTTTGaagtgataaaacttttaatcAAGGAAGACCCAGATTTTTCATATTCTGTTAATGATGCCGGGGAGACTCCACTCTACATTGCCGTCGAGAGAAACTATGAAAACTTGGTGTTGGAAATTTTGAGCACCTGCAATTCACCGGCTTATGATGGCCCCGATGGTAGAACGGCTTTGCATGCTGCAGTATTTTGGGATAACAAAG TAACGATCAAAGCAATTCTGGAAAGAATTGGAGGACCTATAACTGAAAAAGCAGACAAACAAGGTTGGACTCCACTGCAC TTGGAGGAGCTATAA
- the LOC121236978 gene encoding uncharacterized protein LOC121236978 isoform X3: MLTYTVPTSCLPSGDQETSNPASQQRRRQTFLAPRPSPTLLPHPSPSLPLPDVTLHPLLRYHRRCCRPSPTDVGSATKKDIMQMNVLTEQNKRMSKVSCTYQQSTRAA, encoded by the exons ATGCTTACCTACACGGTGCCTACAAGCTGCTTGCCA TCTGGAGATCAAGAAACTAGTAATCCAG CCTCTCAACAACGTCGCCGCCAAACCTTCCTCGCCCCTCGCCCCTCGCCAACGTTGCTGCCGCACCCCTCACCTTCCTTGCCACTCCCCGACGTCACCCTTCACCCTCTCCTCCGTTATCATCGTCGCTGCTGCCGCCCCTCACCGACAG ATGTTGGCTCTGCAACGAAGAAGGACATTATGCAAATGAATGTCCtaacagaacaaaacaaaagaat GTCAAAAGTTTCTTGTACGTACCAACAATCTACCAGAGCAGCATGA
- the LOC121236978 gene encoding uncharacterized protein LOC121236978 isoform X4 gives MLTYTVPTSCLPLILGESVQIVVLEIKKLVIQPLNNVAAKPSSPLAPRQRCCRTPHLPCHSPTSPFTLSSVIIVAAAAPHRQVKSFLYVPTIYQSSMTMDVLLG, from the exons ATGCTTACCTACACGGTGCCTACAAGCTGCTTGCCATTAATCCTCGGAGAAAGCGTACAGATCGTTGTTCTGGAGATCAAGAAACTAGTAATCCAG CCTCTCAACAACGTCGCCGCCAAACCTTCCTCGCCCCTCGCCCCTCGCCAACGTTGCTGCCGCACCCCTCACCTTCCTTGCCACTCCCCGACGTCACCCTTCACCCTCTCCTCCGTTATCATCGTCGCTGCTGCCGCCCCTCACCGACAG GTCAAAAGTTTCTTGTACGTACCAACAATCTACCAGAGCAGCATGACAATGGATGTGCTTTTAG
- the LOC121236978 gene encoding uncharacterized protein LOC121236978 isoform X1 produces the protein MLTYTVPTSCLPLILGESVQIVVLEIKKLVIQVRDQKAVATYFLYIFLLFFFFRFFPFSPGLSPPPCFSLPFPTPHWRFCRSLSTTSPPNLPRPSPLANVAAAPLTFLATPRRHPSPSPPLSSSLLPPLTDRCWLCNEEGHYANECPNRTKQKNVKSFLYVPTIYQSSMTMDVLLG, from the exons ATGCTTACCTACACGGTGCCTACAAGCTGCTTGCCATTAATCCTCGGAGAAAGCGTACAGATCGTTGTTCTGGAGATCAAGAAACTAGTAATCCAGGTTAGAGATCAGAAAGCTG TTGCCACAtatttcctttatatttttcttcttttttttttttttcgatttttccCCTTCTCCCCGGGCCTCTCCCCTCCTCCctgtttctctctccctttcccaACTCCTCACTGGCGTTTCTGCCGCAGCCTCTCAACAACGTCGCCGCCAAACCTTCCTCGCCCCTCGCCCCTCGCCAACGTTGCTGCCGCACCCCTCACCTTCCTTGCCACTCCCCGACGTCACCCTTCACCCTCTCCTCCGTTATCATCGTCGCTGCTGCCGCCCCTCACCGACAG ATGTTGGCTCTGCAACGAAGAAGGACATTATGCAAATGAATGTCCtaacagaacaaaacaaaagaat GTCAAAAGTTTCTTGTACGTACCAACAATCTACCAGAGCAGCATGACAATGGATGTGCTTTTAG
- the LOC121236978 gene encoding uncharacterized protein LOC121236978 isoform X5, translating to MLTYTVPTSCLPLILGESVQIVVLEIKKLVIQPLNNVAAKPSSPLAPRQRCCRTPHLPCHSPTSPFTLSSVIIVAAAAPHRQMLALQRRRTLCK from the exons ATGCTTACCTACACGGTGCCTACAAGCTGCTTGCCATTAATCCTCGGAGAAAGCGTACAGATCGTTGTTCTGGAGATCAAGAAACTAGTAATCCAG CCTCTCAACAACGTCGCCGCCAAACCTTCCTCGCCCCTCGCCCCTCGCCAACGTTGCTGCCGCACCCCTCACCTTCCTTGCCACTCCCCGACGTCACCCTTCACCCTCTCCTCCGTTATCATCGTCGCTGCTGCCGCCCCTCACCGACAG ATGTTGGCTCTGCAACGAAGAAGGACATTATGCAAATGA